The proteins below are encoded in one region of Festucalex cinctus isolate MCC-2025b chromosome 2, RoL_Fcin_1.0, whole genome shotgun sequence:
- the taf13 gene encoding transcription initiation factor TFIID subunit 13: MADEEDETGFEEELDEGCSGMDVCHGRRKRLFSKELRCMMYGFGDDQNPYTESVDILEDLVIEFITEMTHKAMSIGRQGRVQVEDIVFLIRKDPRKFARVKDLLTMNEELKRARKAFDEANYGS; this comes from the coding sequence ATGGCGGACGAGGAGGACGAGACCGGTTTCGAGGAGGAGTTGGACGAGGGCTGCAGCGGCATGGATGTGTGCCACGGTCGCCGAAAGAGGCTGTTCTCCAAGGAGCTCCGTTGCATGATGTACGGTTTCGGGGACGACCAGAACCCGTACACCGAGTCGGTGGATATCCTTGAAGACCTGGTGATTGAGTTCATCACAGAAATGACCCACAAAGCCATGTCCATCGGGCGCCAGGGTCGCGTCCAGGTGGAGGACATCGTCTTTCTCATTCGAAAGGATCCCAGGAAGTTCGCCAGAGTCAAAGACTTGCTGACCATGAATGAGGAGCTCAAGAGGGCCCGCAAAGCTTTCGATGAGGCAAACTATGGTTCATGA